From a single Phragmites australis chromosome 7, lpPhrAust1.1, whole genome shotgun sequence genomic region:
- the LOC133923772 gene encoding uncharacterized protein LOC133923772 has product MAWSLKGGGGTQDWASKNAEYIRRWTESAAVDVIITAGQYDEATYWDYLAWYRPRTRATLLSGPVQPGPRPFPEDRARLLHVVTEEAYEMHTQADQPFGEPSRSSLQRDRNPLREYMRTRGSRFLNAIRGLGGCAPQWRGYDQHAMDPSRASHSRRSSHSRRSSSAREEPVRSESRHTSSASARHVSCSGAEAEECTQPPAPEQVTLGSLAPPATMTPPAAASTHQEDVVDYTQQTPCWSDPNAFDWGAAMHATATFTDLLGGQSSHDLNEPGSSHWN; this is encoded by the exons atggc gtgGAGCTTAAAGGGGGGCGGAGGCACGCAGGACTGGGCATCCAAGAATGCCGAGTACATACGGAGGTGGACAGAATCAGCTGCGGTGGATGTCATCATtactgctggacaatacgacgaggccacgtactgggactaccttgcttggtaccgtccgcgcacgcgtgccaccttactcagcggacctgtacagccgggccccagacccttccccgaggatcgtgcccgcctacttcatgttgtg actgaagaggcgtatgagatgcatacgcaAGCGGATCAACCTTTTGGGGAACCAAGCAGGTCATCATTGCAGAGGGATCGTAACCCTCTCCGGGAGTACATGAGGACAAGAGGATCCCGCTTCCTAaacgctatacgtggtctaggtgggtgtgccccgcaatggagggggtacgaccaacatgccatggacccgtctcgtgcctcccacagcaggcggtcctcccacagcaggcggtcATCTAGTGCTCGTGAGGAACCCGTTCGGTCAGAATCACGACATACATCTTCAGCTTCGGCGCGTCATGTCTCATGTTCCGgtgctgaggccgaggagtgcacgcagcctcctgcgcccgagcaggttacgctgggttcactagcacctccggctacgatgacacctccggctgcagcatctactcatcaggaggacgtcgttgactacacgcagcagaccccttgctggagcgACCCTAATGCTTTTGACTGGGGTGCTGCAATGCATGCGACCGCCACCTTCACTGATCTACTCGGCGGACAGTCTTCTCATGATCTCAATGAACCTGGAAGTTCACATTG